Proteins encoded by one window of Salvia splendens isolate huo1 chromosome 7, SspV2, whole genome shotgun sequence:
- the LOC121810373 gene encoding uncharacterized protein LOC121810373, with protein sequence MDKMLLYQGDLRCRLACEDLMNQAQHIEVSLAKQSTQSKLDYRLRLNATIISLRYLIMQGLPFRGHDESEEPLNQVLYSSIVDVLEYVGENGHDDSIRAEADDMLEIINSFEFVFVLHLMKQILGITHELSQVLQKKDQDIVNAVNLVKVAKSRLQIMREKDWDVLLADVSKFCSKYELDVLDMEDEFVARKKGRRRAEKMKNLHYYRVELFCSVIDLQAQELNQRFDEVNTDLVLCMSCFDPRDLFFAFDLEKLFRLARYYPSKFSEAALSELKSQLENFIFDVRIDEKFSQISGISGLAQKMVSTRKHEVFLMVYSLVKLSLILLVATASVERAFSVMKIIKTSLPVSEDEE encoded by the exons ATGGACAAGATGCTTTTGTATCAGGGGGATTTACG GTGCAGATTAGCATGTGAGGATTTGATGAATCAAGCCCAACACATTGAGGTCTCTTTGGCAAAACAGTCAACACAGTCTAAGCTTGACTACCGCCTGCGATTAAATGCAACGATTATTTCTCTTCGTTATCTTATAATGCAAGGATTGCCTTTCCGCGGTCATGATGAGTCAGAAGAACCATTAAATCAAG TGTTATATTCTTCTATTGTTGATGTTCTTGAGTATGTTGGGGAGAATGGTCATGACGATTCAATAAGGGCTGAAGCTGATGATATGCtagaaattataaatagttttgAGTTTGTCTTTGTGTTACATCTTATGAAGCAAATCTTGGGAATCACGCATGAACTCTCCCAAGTGCTACAAAAGAAAGATCAAGACATTGTTAATGCGGTGAATCTTGTCAAGGTAGCAAAATCACGTCTGCAAATAATGAGGGAAAAAGATTGGGATGTATTGCTTGCTGATGTTTCTAAGTTTTGTAGCAAATATGAACTGGATGTGCTTGACATGGAAGATGAGTTTGTAGCTCGAAAAAAAGGAAGACGTAGAgctgagaaaatgaagaatctcCACTATTATCGAGTTGAGCTCTTTTGTTCTGTTATTGACTTGCAAGCTCAAGAGTTGAATCAACGTTTTGATGAAGTCAACACAGACTTAGTTTTATGCATGTCATGTTTTGATCctagggatttattttttgcattTGATTTGGAGAAGCTGTTTCGTCTTGCACGGTATTATCCTTCTAAATTTTCTGAAGCTGCTTTGTCCGAGCTTAAAAGTCAACTTGAGAACTTTATTTTCGATGTGCGCATAGATGAAAAGTTTTCACAAATATCAGGAATCAGTGGTCTTGCTCAAAAGATGGTTTCTACAAGGAAACATGAAGTTTTTCTAATGGTTTATTCATTAGTTAAGTTGTCATTGATCTTACTAGTTGCCACTGCATCAGTAGAAAGAGCCTTTTCAGTAATGAAGATCATCAAGACTTCTCTAC CGgtttcagaagatgaagaatag
- the LOC121742324 gene encoding protein GAMETE CELL DEFECTIVE 1, mitochondrial-like produces the protein MLVPRLNPKFLNPKTLNQPPLKLYLLRPLSFSLNEMRGLLRTFTQLSINANTKTSQLHNPRPLLTFQNPFSTQGDGGGDKDADWTLHFGGAGSSGPDPMSWYEGSSSWSTGLTKEHFDGEVVGKKVGAPDPTDSQPRARPSGRAQRPAYSDARWTDDELVRMRELEAANRWGKGFVDSWDNKMHETAMLLKQVREPGARGSYLKDSEKAEMYKKHKENPEEYTVERLAKEYKIMRQRVHAILWLKELEEEEEKKHGPLDDSVEMLLDTCPEFFVSHDREFHVASLPYKPDFRVMPEGWDGTTRDPDEVLYEISMKEDEMLYQEFVQKMNFNKMKLAKKVKCHKYSRRRPSDGWNFTVEKLGSRSKRGNGGGWKFISQADGSSRPLNDDEKMFVKRETPQRRRKILP, from the exons ATGCTTGTACCACGATTAAACCCCAAATTCCTAAATCCCAAAACCTTGAATCAGCCTCCATTAAAGCTGTATCTCCTCCgccctctctctttctctctcaacgAAATGCGAGGCCTTCTTCGCACATTCACGCAGCTCTCCATCAATGCCAACACTAAGACATCGCAGCTTCACAATCCACGCCCGCTGCTCACTTTTCAAAACCCCTTTTCCACTCAaggcgacggcggcggcgatAAAGATGCGGATTGGACGCTCCATTTCGGCGGAGCCGGCTCTTCTGGCCCCGACCCTATGAGCTGGTATGAGGGCTCCTCGTCCTGGTCCACTGGTCTTACCAAGGAACATTTTGACGGTGAAGTTGTGGGGAAGAAGGTGGGTGCTCCGGATCCTACCGATTCCCAGCCCCGCGCTCGCCCATCGGGCCGGGCTCAGCGCCCGGCTTATTCGGATGCAAGGTGGACGGATGATGAACTCGTGAGAATGAGGGAATTGGAGGCCGCGAACCGTTGGGGTAAAGGATTTGTTGATAGCTGGGATAATAAAATGCACGAGACGGCCATGTTGCTGAAGCAG GTGCGGGAGCCTGGAGCCAGGGGGTCGTACTTGAAGGATTCCGAGAAGGCAGAAATGTACAAAAAGCATAAGGAGAATCCAGAGGAGTATACTGTGGAAAGGTTAGCAAAGGAATACAAGATTATGAGGCAGAGGGTGCATGCAATATTGTGGCTGAAGGAACTtgaagaggaagaggagaagaagcACGGGCCACTGGATGACTCTGTCGAGATGTTGCTTGATACTTGTCCCGA GTTTTTTGTCTCTCATGACAGAGAATTCCATGTTGCTTCCCTGCCATATAAACCGGACTTCAGGGTCATGCCAGAGGGTTGGGATGGCACCACTCGGGACCCTGATGAGGTCCTCTATGAGATATCAATGAAAGAGGATGAGATGTTGTACCAAGAATTTGTTCAGAAGATGAATTTCAACAAAATGAAG TTGGCGAAGAAGGTGAAATGCCATAAATACAGCAGGAGACGTCCATCTGATGGTTGGAATTTTACGGTGGAGAAGCTAGGTTCACGAAGCAAGCGTGGAAACGGGGGTGGCTGGAAATTCATTAGTCAAGCTGATGGCTCCAGCAGGCCTCTAAATGATGACGAGAAAATGTTTGTGAAAAGGGAGACTCCTCAGAGGCGCCGGAAGATCCTCCCATGA